In the genome of Plectropomus leopardus isolate mb unplaced genomic scaffold, YSFRI_Pleo_2.0 unplaced_scaffold25534, whole genome shotgun sequence, one region contains:
- the LOC121966689 gene encoding transmembrane protein 53-like — protein sequence MFYLVLFFFLFVLHKVQEFLWPRWGLDHGKRLLDLLHSEPFVSRPLFVHAFSIGGYTFANLLIHVSQDTQRYQALTQRIRGQVYDSLVVGSVEQMSTGLAKTVLPRWETLIKHVSLFYFNIFKRQTVDYFNKGIDVFWNSPITAPALFFFCENDLLSNPRVMEEVIDHWLKRGVEVTTKKWEDSTHAGHIKRHPEEYLSTLNMFLHSLHFAPLKAKM from the exons ATGTTTtacctggttttgtttttctttctgtttgttttacacaagGTGCAAGAGTTCCTGTGGCCTCGTTGGGGTCTGGATCATGGAAAGAGGTTGCTCGACCTGCTCCATAGTGAGCCCTTTGTGTCCCGCCCACTGTTTGTCCATGCCTTCTCTATCGGTGGCTACACATTTGCTAATCTGCTGATACATGTGTCCCAGGACACACAGAGATATCAGGCGCTCACACAGAGGATCAGAGGCCAAGTCTATGATAGCCTGGTGGTGGGCTCTGTGGAGCAGATGTCCACAG GTCTAGCTAAGACTGTATTGCCACGTTGGGAGACCCTGATAAAACATGTGAGCCTGTTCTACTTTAACATCTTCAAACGGCAGACAGTGGACTACTTTAACAAAGGCATTGACGTGTTTTGGAACAGTCCCATCACTGCTCCCGcgctcttctttttttgtgagaatGATTTGTTGAGCAACCCACGAGTGATGGAGGAAGTGATTGATCATTGGCTGAAACGCGGGGTGGAAGTCACAACAAAGAAATGGGAGGATTCAACACATGCAGGTCACATAAAGAGGCACCCAGAGGAGTACCTGAGCACCCTAAACATGTTCCTCCACTCTCTCCATTTTGCCCCGCTGAAGGCTAAAATGTAA